From a single Adhaeribacter swui genomic region:
- a CDS encoding ABC transporter permease, producing MNLIENIKEGLRSIQSNLLRTILTALIVSIGIMSLVGILTAVDSIKYSIDQTFSSLGANSYDIVSKGYTNRYSENGRQGRIYPPITYLQARQYKELTGDNGRVSLSAFISGATIVKNGNVKTNPNINVQAGDENYLLNENYNVEVGRPFSNSELENGANVAIVGNEISEKLFKGKSPVGHSIFMLGRRFKVVGQLEKSGNNMGGGGADRLIIIPLVTGNQMPRQKALTYEIKTVVLSKESLFYAMAESTGIMRKVRRDPLGQEDSFEINRSDSMLKSMNEITGYLKVGGGLVGFITLLGASIGLMNIMMVSVTERTREIGVRKALGATAKQIRQQFLIEAIVICFLGGIAGVLFGVLMGNAVASLIGNGGFIVPWLWVFVGLMVCVGVGLISGYYPAFRASKLDPIESLRYE from the coding sequence ATGAATTTAATTGAAAATATTAAAGAAGGTTTACGCTCGATTCAAAGTAACCTGTTGCGCACGATTTTAACCGCTTTAATTGTATCCATCGGCATTATGTCGTTGGTGGGAATATTAACGGCGGTAGATTCTATAAAATACTCCATCGATCAAACGTTTTCTTCGTTAGGTGCCAACTCTTACGATATTGTGAGCAAAGGCTATACCAACCGGTACTCCGAAAATGGCCGGCAAGGCCGGATTTATCCGCCCATTACTTACTTGCAAGCCCGGCAGTACAAAGAACTTACCGGCGATAATGGCCGGGTAAGTTTATCGGCTTTTATTTCGGGCGCTACCATTGTTAAAAACGGTAACGTTAAAACCAACCCCAACATTAACGTACAGGCCGGCGACGAAAATTATTTGCTCAACGAAAACTACAACGTAGAAGTGGGCCGGCCATTTTCTAACAGTGAGTTAGAAAATGGTGCCAATGTAGCCATTGTGGGTAACGAAATCAGTGAAAAGTTATTTAAAGGAAAAAGCCCGGTGGGCCATTCCATATTTATGCTGGGGCGCCGGTTTAAAGTGGTGGGCCAATTAGAAAAAAGCGGCAATAACATGGGGGGCGGTGGCGCGGACCGCTTAATCATTATTCCTTTAGTTACCGGCAACCAAATGCCTCGCCAAAAAGCACTTACCTACGAAATTAAAACGGTAGTTTTATCAAAAGAAAGCTTGTTTTACGCCATGGCCGAATCTACGGGCATTATGCGGAAAGTACGGCGCGACCCACTGGGACAGGAAGATTCTTTTGAAATTAACCGCAGCGACTCCATGCTGAAATCCATGAACGAAATAACCGGTTATTTAAAAGTAGGCGGCGGCTTGGTTGGGTTTATTACATTGCTGGGTGCTTCTATTGGTTTAATGAACATTATGATGGTTTCGGTAACCGAACGTACCCGGGAAATCGGCGTCCGAAAAGCTTTGGGCGCTACTGCCAAACAAATCAGACAGCAATTTTTAATTGAAGCCATTGTGATCTGCTTTTTGGGCGGCATAGCCGGCGTACTTTTCGGGGTATTGATGGGCAATGCCGTTGCTTCTTTAATTGGGAATGGGGGCTTTATAGTGCCCTGGTTGTGGGTATTTGTGGGTTTAATGGTTTGCGTGGGCGTAGGCTTAATTTCGGGTTATTATCCCGCATTCCGGGCTTCGAAATTAGATCCCATTGAATCGCTGCGTTACGAATAG
- a CDS encoding ATP-binding cassette domain-containing protein: MNNLKNDTAGSVAITLSQATFTRQNQVVFSDLSWQFKPGEQWAIYGAVGAGKTTFLSALAGQLPLRSGNYELKVRVNTDAELQTVDRSSFRAHSALITFQQQNSFFNYERAFYQQRYQSLESEIAIPTVREILANVTTTCTYAEIEEIIDLLQLKELLPETLIKLSNGQTRKLQIARALLQKPKLLILDNPFTGLDEKSRQQLNAIINNVIKQGTQILLATNQQEIPESITQVLWLDDFKIKAVLSRADFFKKLQTEGAAKDENSDQSQDLQLTTIPKAKIDFATAVKFENVFVRYQNKTILENISWTVQKGEKWALIGPNGSGKTTILSLIYADNPQAFANKIYLFDKRKGTGESIWDIKKRMGFVSPELHLYFRQPLSGQQVAATGYTDTLTRPKTLTTEQEAQIQNHFAFFDRLDLLTKPFLQMSAGEQRLVLLIRSVLKNPALLIWDEPLQGLSREYIQRATQLLKNYCTPDTTLILVSHYADEVPHFVNNYFYLKEGRLDRMMQYPIEEETIA; this comes from the coding sequence ATGAATAATTTAAAAAATGATACGGCTGGTTCGGTAGCCATTACCTTGAGCCAGGCTACTTTTACCCGCCAAAACCAAGTAGTTTTCTCTGACTTGAGTTGGCAATTTAAACCCGGCGAACAATGGGCCATTTACGGAGCCGTGGGGGCCGGTAAAACTACTTTCTTGTCGGCTCTAGCGGGGCAATTGCCTTTGCGGTCGGGTAATTATGAATTGAAGGTACGGGTAAATACGGACGCTGAACTGCAAACCGTGGATCGTTCTAGCTTCCGGGCGCATTCGGCCTTAATTACTTTTCAGCAGCAAAACTCCTTTTTTAATTACGAGCGGGCGTTTTACCAGCAACGCTACCAAAGTTTGGAAAGTGAAATTGCCATACCTACCGTGCGCGAAATACTTGCCAATGTAACCACAACCTGTACTTACGCCGAGATAGAAGAAATTATAGACCTGCTACAATTAAAAGAGTTATTGCCCGAGACCTTAATTAAACTATCCAATGGCCAAACCCGCAAGTTGCAAATTGCGCGGGCTTTGCTGCAAAAACCAAAACTACTCATCCTGGATAATCCTTTTACCGGTTTAGACGAAAAATCGCGACAGCAACTAAACGCTATTATTAACAATGTAATAAAGCAGGGCACGCAAATTTTACTGGCCACTAACCAACAGGAAATCCCCGAAAGCATTACCCAAGTGCTTTGGCTGGACGATTTTAAAATAAAAGCTGTCTTATCGCGCGCCGACTTTTTTAAAAAATTACAAACAGAGGGCGCCGCAAAGGATGAGAATTCGGATCAAAGCCAAGATTTACAATTAACTACTATACCTAAAGCAAAAATTGACTTTGCAACTGCCGTAAAGTTTGAAAACGTATTTGTGCGTTATCAGAATAAAACCATTCTGGAAAACATTTCCTGGACGGTGCAGAAAGGGGAGAAGTGGGCCTTAATCGGGCCTAACGGTTCGGGTAAAACCACCATTCTATCTTTAATTTATGCCGATAATCCGCAGGCTTTTGCGAATAAAATTTATTTGTTTGATAAACGGAAAGGCACCGGCGAAAGCATCTGGGATATTAAAAAACGCATGGGGTTTGTGTCGCCGGAGTTGCATTTGTATTTCCGGCAACCCTTATCGGGGCAGCAAGTAGCGGCCACCGGTTATACCGATACCCTAACCCGGCCTAAAACTTTAACTACCGAGCAGGAAGCGCAAATTCAGAATCATTTTGCTTTTTTTGACCGGTTAGATTTACTCACCAAACCATTCCTGCAAATGTCAGCGGGCGAACAACGATTGGTTTTACTTATCCGTTCGGTGCTTAAAAATCCGGCTTTGTTAATCTGGGACGAACCTTTACAGGGATTAAGCCGGGAGTACATCCAACGGGCTACCCAACTTTTAAAAAATTACTGCACCCCCGATACTACTTTAATTCTGGTATCGCATTACGCCGACGAAGTACCGCATTTTGTAAATAATTACTTTTACCTGAAAGAAGGACGGTTAGACCGGATGATGCAATACCCCATAGAGGAAGAAACAATCGCCTGA
- the mtaB gene encoding tRNA (N(6)-L-threonylcarbamoyladenosine(37)-C(2))-methylthiotransferase MtaB has translation MKKVAFYTLGCKLNFSETSSISRIFQERGFEKVNFEDRADIYVINTCSVTDNADKKCRKVVKEALKHSPDAFITIVGCYAQLKPEEISNIPGVDAVLGAAEKFQLVDILDGFVKKDKPQVHASAISEANTFHNAYSIGDRTRTFLKVQDGCDYSCSFCTIPLARGKSRSQTISSVVNSAQEIAASGVKEIVLTGVNLGDFGILPGQGRQQTFYHLIQQLDHEVTQIDRFRISSIEPNLLTNEIIRFVAQSQRFVPHFHIPLQSGSNKILKLMRRRYQRELYRERVMEIKKVMPHACIGVDVIVGFPGETDEDFIDTYNFLNELNISYLHVFPYSERQNTKAINLQGSVPLGERNRRANMLRILSEKKKRFFYEQHVGYETTVLFEADVTNGLMEGFTNNYLRVQVKYDPILVNELKRVRLTGVNAAGLMEAEEVYAEVYQH, from the coding sequence AAAAAGTGAATTTTGAAGACCGTGCGGATATCTATGTAATTAATACCTGTTCGGTTACCGACAACGCCGATAAAAAATGCCGGAAAGTAGTTAAAGAAGCTTTAAAGCATTCTCCGGACGCTTTTATTACCATTGTGGGCTGTTACGCCCAGTTAAAGCCCGAAGAAATCTCGAATATTCCGGGAGTAGATGCCGTATTAGGCGCTGCCGAAAAATTTCAGTTAGTAGATATTCTGGACGGTTTTGTAAAAAAAGACAAGCCACAAGTACACGCAAGCGCTATTTCGGAAGCCAATACGTTTCATAATGCTTACTCCATTGGCGATAGAACGCGTACTTTTTTAAAAGTGCAGGATGGCTGCGATTATTCCTGTTCTTTTTGCACCATACCACTGGCTCGGGGCAAGAGCCGGAGCCAAACCATTAGTTCAGTAGTAAATTCGGCCCAGGAAATTGCGGCATCTGGCGTTAAAGAAATTGTGTTAACCGGCGTAAACCTCGGCGATTTCGGCATTTTGCCGGGGCAAGGCCGCCAGCAAACATTTTACCACTTAATCCAACAACTAGATCACGAAGTTACCCAAATCGACCGGTTCCGGATTTCTTCCATTGAACCTAATTTATTAACCAACGAGATTATCCGTTTTGTGGCGCAATCGCAACGGTTTGTGCCGCATTTTCATATTCCCTTGCAATCCGGATCGAACAAAATTTTAAAATTAATGCGGCGGCGCTACCAGCGGGAATTATACCGCGAGCGGGTAATGGAAATTAAAAAAGTAATGCCGCACGCCTGCATTGGCGTAGATGTAATCGTGGGTTTTCCGGGCGAAACCGATGAAGATTTTATCGATACCTATAATTTTTTAAACGAACTCAATATTAGTTACCTGCACGTTTTTCCGTATTCGGAGCGGCAAAATACCAAAGCCATCAACTTGCAAGGCAGCGTGCCCTTAGGCGAAAGAAACCGGCGAGCCAATATGTTGCGCATTTTATCTGAAAAGAAAAAGCGCTTTTTCTACGAACAACACGTGGGTTACGAAACTACCGTATTGTTTGAGGCCGATGTAACCAATGGCCTGATGGAAGGCTTTACCAATAATTATTTGCGGGTACAGGTGAAATATGATCCTATTCTGGTAAATGAGTTAAAACGGGTTCGTTTAACCGGGGTAAACGCGGCAGGTTTAATGGAGGCCGAAGAAGTATACGCGGAAGTATATCAGCATTAA
- a CDS encoding DUF1003 domain-containing protein: protein MSVEKGPVTPQQATSGMAQIVERNINALLKRRQHEAANRTWQDKLADGVTKFAGSMLFVIIHLVLFGTWILWNSKLFPVKPFDPSLVVLAMFASVEAIFLSTFVLISQNRMAAMADKRADLDLQVSLLAEHEITRLVTLVSQIAKKMDILESHNPEISELEQDVHPEKVLDSIEKFEDKYNAAPGTDL from the coding sequence ATGAGTGTAGAAAAAGGACCGGTGACGCCTCAACAGGCAACCTCCGGGATGGCGCAAATTGTAGAACGTAACATAAACGCGCTTTTAAAGCGCCGGCAGCATGAAGCCGCCAATCGAACCTGGCAAGATAAACTAGCGGATGGCGTCACAAAATTTGCCGGCAGCATGCTGTTCGTTATCATTCACCTGGTTTTATTTGGCACCTGGATTTTGTGGAATTCCAAGTTATTTCCGGTTAAACCTTTTGATCCATCGTTGGTAGTTTTGGCCATGTTTGCTTCGGTAGAGGCCATTTTCTTGTCAACTTTTGTGCTGATTAGCCAGAACCGGATGGCCGCCATGGCCGATAAACGCGCGGATTTAGATTTACAGGTAAGTTTACTAGCCGAGCACGAAATTACCCGCTTAGTTACTTTGGTCAGCCAAATCGCCAAAAAAATGGACATTCTGGAATCGCATAATCCGGAAATCTCGGAACTGGAACAAGATGTTCACCCGGAGAAAGTGTTGGATTCCATCGAAAAGTTTGAGGACAAGTACAACGCTGCACCTGGTACAGACCTGTAA
- a CDS encoding putative porin — translation MKYILPVVLALTCCLSGLFDAQAQILNDSTVNIYSPKTTRIIKENDIFRGKYELRQVDTTLNNLQQIRNWYHDTTFYQDLGNLATPAKRLHFSLPDQIGARYGRSIFDRYNYNPANQTYFDSKSPYSRLSYVQGGNGQQIFDGTFSRNVNENASVGFTYERISSEKFYGTATTRGARQVERTGFTLFTHIQSKENRYHLFANVNYAEHAIVESGGIQRDDPESSVDSLYQTDNVQVFLNTATNKEYRKNAHLGQVYRIAKDYFKVYHTLDYRSQFNRFKDTGLNYFTVNKKNDSTYFYPNVYYDTLRTSDASEFRMFENSIGVMSDSKLHFFQAYFKNRNVSYRNQLLNVEQVLPGPLNDSVQVGFKKNLKQYFLGGHGEFIFRDVFNITVNGEYQLFRDYRLDAALRLKFLTVSQSRTSYSPTLTQQQVISNHFEWKNDYRNVVADRSAIRVDGTLFRNTVNLEFARTNLQNFVYYNEKAIPVQAPGQLQLYTLTLKHHLALKNFHWENNFNYTDNSKAEVIRIPQWMVNSKVYFQGHLFKKALYGQVGGEVYVQDKYFADAYMPATQQFYLQNGFSIPTYPLVDVFVTADIKSFNIFVKMAHVNQGFPADGYFTTPIYLGQPRNLTFGIRWMFFD, via the coding sequence TGTATTAGCCCTAACCTGTTGCCTTTCCGGCTTGTTTGATGCCCAGGCTCAAATCTTAAACGACTCAACCGTTAACATTTACAGCCCCAAAACTACCCGCATAATTAAGGAAAATGATATTTTCCGGGGTAAATACGAATTGAGGCAAGTAGATACTACCTTAAATAACCTGCAACAAATTCGGAACTGGTACCACGATACTACTTTTTACCAGGACTTAGGCAATCTGGCTACGCCTGCTAAACGCTTGCATTTTTCGTTGCCCGACCAGATTGGTGCCCGGTATGGCCGTTCTATTTTCGACCGGTATAACTACAATCCGGCCAATCAAACGTATTTCGACTCTAAATCGCCTTATTCTCGGTTAAGTTACGTGCAAGGGGGCAACGGGCAACAAATTTTCGACGGTACTTTTAGCCGGAACGTGAACGAAAATGCCAGCGTAGGTTTTACATACGAACGGATTTCGAGCGAAAAGTTTTACGGCACCGCCACCACCCGGGGGGCCCGGCAAGTAGAACGAACCGGATTTACTTTGTTTACGCATATTCAGTCCAAAGAAAACCGGTATCATTTGTTTGCCAACGTAAATTATGCTGAACATGCCATTGTAGAGTCCGGAGGGATTCAGCGGGATGATCCCGAAAGCAGTGTTGATAGTTTATACCAAACCGATAACGTACAGGTATTTTTAAACACTGCCACGAACAAGGAATATCGTAAAAATGCCCATTTGGGTCAGGTATATCGCATCGCCAAAGATTACTTTAAAGTGTACCACACTTTAGATTACCGGTCGCAGTTTAACCGCTTTAAAGACACCGGGTTAAATTATTTTACTGTAAATAAAAAAAATGACAGCACCTATTTTTACCCCAATGTTTATTACGATACTCTTCGAACTTCCGATGCGAGTGAGTTCCGGATGTTCGAAAACTCCATTGGAGTAATGAGCGATAGCAAACTGCATTTCTTTCAGGCATATTTTAAAAACAGGAATGTAAGTTACCGCAACCAGTTGCTTAACGTGGAACAGGTTTTGCCAGGCCCGCTAAATGATTCCGTTCAGGTAGGATTCAAGAAGAATTTGAAGCAGTACTTTTTAGGCGGACACGGAGAATTTATTTTTCGGGATGTTTTTAATATTACCGTTAACGGCGAGTATCAGTTATTCCGCGATTACCGTTTGGATGCAGCCTTGCGGCTCAAGTTTTTAACCGTATCGCAATCGCGTACTTCTTATTCGCCTACTTTAACCCAGCAGCAGGTAATCTCTAACCATTTTGAATGGAAAAACGACTACCGGAATGTGGTGGCCGACCGGTCCGCTATTCGGGTAGATGGTACTTTGTTCCGGAATACGGTAAACCTGGAATTTGCCCGGACTAACCTGCAAAACTTTGTTTACTACAACGAAAAAGCTATTCCGGTGCAGGCTCCCGGCCAATTGCAGCTGTACACTTTAACCCTGAAGCACCATTTAGCATTGAAGAATTTTCATTGGGAGAACAATTTTAACTACACCGATAACAGCAAGGCCGAGGTAATTAGAATACCCCAATGGATGGTGAACAGCAAAGTGTATTTCCAAGGGCATTTGTTTAAAAAAGCTTTGTACGGTCAGGTAGGAGGGGAAGTGTACGTGCAGGACAAATACTTTGCTGATGCCTACATGCCTGCTACCCAGCAGTTCTATTTGCAAAACGGTTTTTCCATTCCAACCTATCCTTTAGTTGATGTTTTTGTAACGGCGGATATAAAGTCTTTTAACATTTTCGTGAAAATGGCGCACGTAAACCAAGGCTTCCCGGCAGATGGTTATTTTACTACGCCTATTTACCTGGGCCAGCCCCGCAACTTAACCTTCGGCATCCGCTGGATGTTTTTTGATTAA
- the glgP gene encoding alpha-glucan family phosphorylase: MTFADLQPSPTYASAYKTRVAYFSMEFAIHQPLKIYSGGLGFLAGSHMRSAHELQQNLIGVGILWKFGYYDQIRKADQSMNVLFQEKLYYFVKDTGIRFQIDINNSPVTVAAYYLAPEVFNTVPMFFLSTDLPENDYLARTTSYYLYNSDTAGKIGASILLGVGGAKLLDLLEYNPEIYHFNEAHPLPAAFYLYNKFKNLAEVKKRVVFTTHTPEEAGNEKNDIHLLNKMSYFCGTPLEEVRQITGEWGEIFNHTLVALRMAKIANGVSEMHGEVARQMWNAYPDICPILHVTNAQNFNYWADSQLYQTLKTNDNEGLSKRKKELKIELFEEVANQVGDIYKENVITIVWARRFAGYKRADLLLRDLARFERLVTNTQYPVQIIWAGKPYPMDYGAIGTFDRLVQESKKFPNCAVMVGYELKLSKLLKGGADIWLNNPRIRKEASGTSGMTAAMNGALNFSIPDGWIPEFAQHEHNSFIVPPAEGNMTEFEMDEFDHSNILDMLENVILPMYYDEPEKWQQMVKNSMTEIIPTFESGRMADEYYKKIYNA; this comes from the coding sequence ATGACATTCGCTGATTTACAACCTTCGCCCACCTACGCTAGCGCTTATAAAACCCGGGTAGCTTATTTTTCCATGGAATTCGCCATTCACCAGCCGTTAAAAATTTACTCCGGAGGCCTGGGCTTTTTGGCGGGCTCGCACATGCGCAGCGCCCACGAATTACAACAAAACTTAATTGGCGTGGGCATTCTCTGGAAGTTTGGTTATTACGATCAGATTCGCAAAGCCGACCAATCCATGAACGTATTGTTTCAGGAAAAGCTGTATTATTTCGTAAAAGATACGGGTATTCGGTTTCAAATTGATATCAACAACTCACCGGTTACGGTAGCCGCCTATTACCTGGCTCCTGAAGTGTTTAACACGGTGCCGATGTTTTTTCTTTCTACGGATTTACCGGAGAATGATTACCTGGCGCGTACCACTTCTTATTACCTGTACAACTCCGATACGGCTGGCAAAATTGGCGCCAGTATTTTACTGGGCGTAGGGGGCGCCAAACTGCTGGACCTGCTCGAATACAACCCGGAAATCTATCATTTTAACGAAGCCCACCCTTTGCCCGCGGCTTTTTACCTGTACAATAAATTTAAAAATTTAGCCGAAGTTAAAAAACGCGTGGTATTTACCACCCATACCCCCGAAGAAGCCGGTAACGAAAAAAACGACATTCATTTATTAAACAAAATGAGCTACTTCTGCGGTACCCCGCTCGAAGAAGTGCGGCAAATTACCGGCGAATGGGGCGAAATATTTAATCATACGCTGGTGGCTTTGCGCATGGCCAAAATTGCCAACGGGGTTTCGGAAATGCACGGCGAAGTGGCCCGCCAAATGTGGAATGCCTACCCCGATATTTGCCCGATTTTACACGTTACCAATGCCCAAAATTTTAATTATTGGGCTGACAGCCAATTGTACCAGACCTTAAAAACTAACGACAATGAAGGCCTATCGAAAAGAAAAAAAGAATTAAAAATAGAATTGTTCGAAGAAGTTGCCAACCAGGTAGGCGATATTTATAAAGAAAATGTAATTACCATTGTGTGGGCGCGCCGCTTTGCCGGTTACAAACGGGCCGATTTGCTGCTCCGGGATTTGGCTCGTTTCGAGCGGTTGGTAACCAACACCCAATACCCAGTACAAATAATCTGGGCGGGCAAGCCGTACCCCATGGATTACGGCGCCATTGGCACCTTCGACCGTTTGGTGCAGGAATCTAAAAAGTTTCCGAATTGCGCCGTTATGGTGGGCTACGAATTAAAACTATCTAAATTATTAAAAGGTGGCGCCGATATTTGGTTAAATAACCCCCGCATCCGCAAAGAAGCTTCGGGTACCAGCGGCATGACGGCGGCCATGAACGGTGCTTTAAATTTCTCGATACCCGACGGCTGGATTCCGGAATTTGCTCAACACGAGCACAACAGTTTTATCGTGCCGCCCGCCGAAGGCAACATGACCGAGTTTGAAATGGATGAATTTGACCACAGCAATATTTTGGACATGCTCGAAAACGTAATTTTGCCCATGTACTACGATGAGCCGGAAAAATGGCAGCAGATGGTAAAAAACAGCATGACCGAAATTATTCCCACTTTCGAATCAGGCCGGATGGCCGATGAGTATTACAAAAAGATTTATAACGCTTAA
- the miaE gene encoding tRNA-(ms[2]io[6]A)-hydroxylase, with amino-acid sequence MEEINNPGKTILKLKLPTDPRWVNIAEKNIEEILVDHAYCEQKAATSAISLIVKYPDKTKLVDEMTALVAEEWGHFERVLEELKKRGYQLGRNRPDEYVVELSKHIRKGDKRERQLMDHLLINALIEARSCERFKLLWKNIADPGLQKFYYELMASEAGHYVSFVKLAKEYMPADVVDARLQELLKIEADIINNLEHRPDRMH; translated from the coding sequence ATGGAAGAAATAAATAATCCGGGCAAAACTATATTAAAATTAAAATTACCGACCGACCCAAGGTGGGTAAATATTGCCGAGAAAAACATCGAAGAAATTTTGGTAGATCACGCCTACTGCGAACAAAAAGCGGCTACATCGGCTATTTCGTTAATTGTGAAATACCCCGACAAAACCAAATTGGTTGACGAAATGACGGCTTTAGTGGCCGAAGAATGGGGACACTTTGAGCGGGTACTGGAAGAGTTAAAAAAAAGAGGCTACCAATTAGGCCGTAACCGGCCCGATGAATACGTAGTGGAGTTAAGTAAACACATCCGGAAGGGCGATAAGCGGGAACGCCAATTAATGGATCACTTACTCATTAATGCCTTAATTGAAGCCCGCAGTTGCGAACGGTTTAAATTGCTCTGGAAAAACATTGCCGATCCGGGTTTGCAAAAATTCTACTACGAATTAATGGCATCAGAAGCCGGGCATTACGTGAGTTTTGTGAAACTAGCCAAAGAATACATGCCCGCCGATGTAGTAGATGCCCGATTGCAAGAATTGTTAAAGATTGAAGCCGATATCATTAATAACCTGGAGCACCGACCCGACCGAATGCATTAA
- a CDS encoding asparagine synthetase B: MINKFIGTCVLLLGIALKSLASQVLIPMDATQKDHLKSYGLAYWVLKNQVEVDWLLNYKGGAFAFPHSSRLENEMVVRGVSYQVISDAQYNQILAQIAAPESNMDVMKLEKVPKVAVYSPKTKQPWDDAVTLVLTYAEIPYDIIYDEEVMEGVLPKYDWLHLHHEDFTGQYGKFYMTYRNYPWYIAQQQESEATAKKNGFNKVSQLKLAVANKIKEFCAGGGFMFAMCSATDTYDIALAANGVDIVEAMFDGDAADPNAQQKLDYSKTFAFKDFIISRNPYDPEFSNIDNQQHERGLMESNDFFQLFTFSAKWDPIPTMLTQNHEKTVKGFMGQTTAFKKQLVKSDVIVMGETKSANEVRYMHGTLGKGTWTFYGGHDPEDYQHHVGEEPTDLALHPNSPGYRLILNNILFPAAKKKKLKT, encoded by the coding sequence ATGATTAATAAGTTTATAGGCACTTGCGTGCTGTTACTAGGTATCGCCTTAAAAAGCTTGGCGTCGCAGGTGCTCATACCCATGGATGCCACCCAGAAAGATCACTTAAAATCGTATGGTTTAGCTTACTGGGTGCTTAAAAACCAGGTGGAGGTAGATTGGCTGTTAAATTATAAAGGCGGGGCTTTTGCTTTTCCGCACAGTTCCCGGCTGGAAAACGAAATGGTAGTGCGGGGTGTAAGTTACCAGGTTATTTCGGATGCGCAATACAATCAAATATTGGCGCAAATTGCGGCGCCGGAATCGAACATGGATGTTATGAAATTGGAAAAAGTGCCGAAAGTAGCCGTATACTCCCCTAAAACCAAGCAACCCTGGGACGATGCCGTTACGCTGGTACTTACTTACGCCGAGATACCTTACGACATTATTTACGACGAAGAAGTAATGGAAGGCGTGTTACCCAAGTACGATTGGCTGCACTTGCACCACGAAGATTTTACCGGGCAATACGGCAAGTTTTACATGACTTACCGCAATTACCCGTGGTACATTGCCCAGCAACAAGAATCTGAAGCCACTGCCAAGAAAAATGGGTTTAATAAAGTATCTCAGTTAAAATTAGCGGTAGCAAATAAAATCAAAGAATTTTGCGCCGGCGGCGGTTTTATGTTTGCCATGTGTTCGGCCACCGATACCTACGATATTGCCCTGGCCGCCAACGGTGTTGATATTGTAGAGGCCATGTTTGACGGCGATGCTGCCGATCCCAATGCCCAGCAAAAACTGGATTACAGCAAAACATTTGCGTTTAAAGATTTTATCATAAGCCGCAATCCCTACGATCCGGAGTTCTCTAACATTGATAACCAGCAGCACGAACGGGGTTTAATGGAAAGTAACGACTTTTTTCAATTATTTACTTTTTCGGCCAAGTGGGACCCAATCCCTACCATGCTTACCCAAAACCACGAAAAAACGGTAAAAGGTTTTATGGGCCAGACTACCGCTTTTAAAAAGCAATTAGTTAAATCGGATGTGATTGTAATGGGCGAAACCAAATCGGCGAACGAAGTGCGCTATATGCACGGTACGTTGGGCAAAGGTACCTGGACTTTTTACGGCGGCCACGATCCGGAAGATTACCAGCACCACGTGGGCGAAGAACCCACCGACCTGGCCTTGCACCCAAATTCGCCGGGTTACCGCTTAATTCTAAACAACATTTTATTCCCGGCAGCTAAAAAGAAAAAGCTGAAGACGTAG